A genomic segment from Cutaneotrichosporon cavernicola HIS019 DNA, chromosome: 7b encodes:
- the AIFM2 gene encoding uncharacterized protein (electron-transferring-flavoprotein dehydrogenase activity), translating into MTIPNPTPTKTVVVLGSAYGGIGAAGSLARRLPPDWRVVVIDRNTHANHVYPFPRFTVLPQHAPKAFLPLTQVLANGRVTEFQPNVPPQDRTGSPLPPAGPLNHDSPHRQIHGTITALSRNSVTFTTNGLGDASDRVETVDFDYCVYALGGALSEPCDVWGEHERGHARTGTKKGGVAFLERKGSVVEAAESVIVVGGGALGIQFATDIKDVHPSKSVTLLHSRTRLMPIYAKGLHDQVVRRCADLGINVILGERVVEWPTNPGVVDGSPKTITTDKGSRLSADLVLVCTGSRPHSSFMASLDPTTVAENGCIRVNEALQVQGEGLDHMFAIGDCADTTAIRAGHMSFAMGNVAARNIIRLIQGGEMEKYVPEAAKIKVTLGITHNCVASEIEAVQGDNGVEDIGAKGMWALAGAQGMPDDA; encoded by the exons atgacgatccccaaccccacgcCCACCAAAactgtcgtcgtcctcggatCCGCGTACGGCGGTATAGGAGCCGCGGGCAgtctcgcccgccgcctgcCCCCCGActggcgcgtcgtcgtgaTTGACCGCAACACGCATGCGAATC acGTCTACCCCTTTCCCCGCTTCACCGTCCTCCCGCAACACGCGCCCAAGgccttcctcccactcACGCAGGTTCTCGCCAACGGCCGCGTCACCGAGTTCCAACCCAACGTCCCACCCCAAGACCGCACAGGCTCCCCCCTGCCCCCCGCGGGACCGCTCAACCACGACTCCCCCCACCGCCAGATCCACGGCACCATCACCGCCCTCTCCCGCAACAGCGTGACTTTCACTACCAATGGGCTGGGTGACGCCTCTGACCGCGTCGAGACAGTCGACTTTGACTACTGCGTCTATGCGCTCGGAGGCGCCCTCTCGGAACCATGCGATGTGTGGGGAGAACATGAGCGTGGACATGCACGGACAGGGACGAAGAAGGGTGGTGTGGCGTTcttggagaggaagggatcggtcgtcgaggccgcggagagcgtcattgtcgtcggtggcggcgcgcttggGATCC AATTCGCCACCGACATCAAAGACGTCCACCCCTCCAAATCCGTgaccctcctccactcccgCACCCGCCTGATGCCCATCTACGCCAAGGGCCTGCACGACCAAGTGGTACGCCGTTGCGCCGACCTCGGAATCAACGTGATTCTCGGGGAACGGGTCGTCGAATGGCCCACCAACCCCGGCGTCGTGGACGGCAGCCCAAAAACCATCACCACCGACAAGGGCTCCCGCCTGagcgccgacctcgtgtTGGTGTGTACCGGCAGCCGGCCTCATTCCTCCTTTATGGCGTCTCTTGATCCAACAACGGTTGCTGAGAACGGGTGTATTCGCGTCAACGAGGCGTTGCAAGTCCAAGGAGAGGGGTTGGACCACATGTTCGCCATCGGTGACTGTGCGGATACGACGGCGATCCGGGCTGGACACATGAGTTTTGCAATGGGCAACGTCGCAGCTCGTAACATTATTCGCCTTATTCAAGGAGGCGAAATGGAAAAGTACGTCCCCGAAGCAGCCAAGATCAAGGTCACTCTTGGGATTACGCATAACTGCGTGGCAAGCGAGATTGAAGCTGTCCAAGGTGATAATGGGGTTGAGGATATTGGAGCAAAGGGAATGTGGGCGCTTGCTGGGGCGCAAGGAATGCCTGATGATGCGTAA
- a CDS encoding uncharacterized protein (Belongs to the cation transport ATPase (P-type) (TC 3.A.3) family): MTKSEVTPPALPFPAHTAEAVKVLEALRVDPTEGLSTSEAAARLETYGPNRIKPPPKVNIFKIFLRQVANAMTVILIGAMAVSFGVMDWIAGGVIAGLILLNVSVGTWTEWEAEKIVANLAVVGAPTAVVLRHANGSHDAQPLEVAVADIVPGDIVLLKNGDIVPADGRVLDGLSNLEADEAFLTGESLPVMKQSEPVDEDNCPVGDRLSMVFCGAMITKGRASVVITGTGMSTEIGNIARALQSKGERTETGFARFWYWLKVKLGLAETSPLQYRLNSLALALLAAAIVTAIVVLASTGFRNIPRSTATYAVAAAVSMLPVSLVAVVSLTLAQASGQLAKEHVLVRRMDAIEALAGIDNVCSDKTGTLTVGRMVVRKMWVPSGHKHGSTYSFKSSSDPFNPQGNVTRDGDDAALSPGKMQETAPELHALAMCTSLCNQAVLSPPRDSDEGWQANGDPTETALQVASYKMGYAKPALTGGLLPDGIETVPVTSSYNQVVEHPFDSSVKRMSIAYANGDAGYTCFLKGAAERILDCCNTMAGAEMTAADREYIMHTVESLAGQGLRVLSFASKTEKGDVTTLTRDEFEAIGWTFLGLAGIYDPPREESAGAVNDCHVASITPRMLTGDHPATATAIALTIGILPKTYPKSAVMTGQQFDALSNAEVDALPDLPLVVARCAPETKVRMVDALHRRGQTTAMTGDGVNDSPALKRADVGVAMGTGSDVAKEASRIVLTDDDFASIITAVSMGRNVFQNLSKFMLYMLSGNVGQLTVMLFGLAFRDEDGFSVFPLAPVSALWVNTLTAGPPAMALGVEPPSPDAMTRPPAGYRTILTREFTIDLFYYGFLLGGQSLINFVIVMYGYYPGDFGHDCNVTDNISCGPVFRARATCMATLQICMLLHSLQCRHATISVFTLGLNTNKALLWCVLVLIASTFPIMYIPVINNKVFLIGPITWEWGIVFAQVLVYIGASEAYKWGKRVVFRRRGINVPGAAGIDSEAARPNASAKESVLEK, from the exons ATGACTAAATCCGAGGTCACTCCTCCGGCCCTGCCGTTCCCGGCGCAcaccgccgaggccgtcaaaGTTCTCGAGGCGCTCCGTGTTGACCCCACCGAGGGTCTCTCGACGTCCGAGGCTGCGGCCCGCCTGGAAACGTATGGACCCAACCGTATCAAACCCCCACCCAAGGTGAACATCTTCAAGATTTTTCTCCGGCAGGTCGCAAACGCCATGACCGTCATTCTGA TCGGCGCCATGGCCGTCTCCTTCGGCGTAATGGACTGGATTGCTGGCGGCGTCATTGCCGGTCTCATTCTCCTCAACGTCAGTGTCGGCACATGGACCGAGTGGGAGGCTGAGAAGATtgtcgccaacctcgccgtcgtcggtgcACCGACGGCTGTTGTCCTCAGGCATGCAAACGGGTCCCACGACGCACAGCCCCTGGAGGTTGCCGTCGCGGACATTGTTCCTGGCGACATTGTGCTGCTCAAGAACGGCGACATTGTTCCTGCCGACGGCCGTGTCCTCGATGGCCTCAGcaacctcgaggcggacgaggcgttCCTTACCGGCGAGTCGCTGCCCGTCATGAAGCAGTCCGAGCccgtggacgaggacaactGCCCTGTCGGCGACCGGCTCAGCATGGTCTTCTGCGGCGCTATGATCACAAAGGGTCGCGCGTCCGTCGTTATCACTGGCACCGGTATGTCGACGGAGATTGGCAACATTGCCCGCGCTCTGCAGAGCAAGGGCGAGCGTACCGAGACGGGCTTTGCGCGTTTCTGGTACTGGCTAAAGGTCAAGCTCGGGCTTGCTGAGACTTCACCATTACAGTACCGTCtcaactcgctcgcgcttgcACTTCTCGCCGCGGCCATCGTCACTGCCATTGTCGTCCTTGCCTCCACCGGATTCCGCAACATTCCCCGCAGCACTGCGACGTACGCTGTCGCTGCCGCCGTGTCCATGCTCCCCGTCTCGCTGGTCGCGGTGGTGTCACTTACCCTTGCTCAGGCGTCcggccagctcgccaaggaaCACGTGCTCGTTCGCCGCATGGACGCGATCGAGGCACTGGCCGGCATCGACAACGTGTGCTCGGACAAGACTGGTACGCTCACGGTCGGGCGCATGGTCGTGCGCAAGATGTGGGTCCCGTCGGGCCACAAGCACGGCTCGACGTACTCGTTCaagtcgagctcggacCCGTTCAATCCGCAGGGCAATGTCAcgcgcgatggcgacgacgccgcgctgTCACCGGGCAAGATGCAGGAGACCGCGCCTGAGCTCCACGCCCTCGCGATGTGCACGTCTCTATGCAACCAGGCTGTactctcgccgccgcgcgacagcgacgagggcTGGCAGGCGAATGGCGACCCGACCGAGACCGCGCTCCAGGTCGCGTCGTACAAGATGGGCTACGCCAAGCCTGCTCTCACGGGCGGGCTGCTCCCCGACGGTATCGAAACTGTCCCTGTCACCAGCTCCTACAAtcaggtcgtcgagcaccCGTTCGACTCGAGCGTCAAGCGCATGTCGATCGCGTACGCgaacggcgacgcgggcTACACCTGCTTCCTCAAgggcgcggccgagcgCATCCTGGACTGCTGCAACACGATGGCGGGTGCCGAGATGACTGCCGCGGACCGCGAGTACATCATGCACACGGTTGAGTCGCTGGCCGGGCAGGGCCTCCGCGTCCTCAGCTTCGCCAGCAAAACTGAAAAAGGCGACGTCACAACCCTCACGCGCGATGAGTTTGAGGCGATTGGATGGACGTTCCTTGGCCTCGCGGGTATCTACGACCCGCCGCGCGAGGAGTCGGCTGGTGCCGTCAATGACTGCCACGTCGCGAGCATCACGCCGCGCATGCTCACGGGCGACCACCCGGCCACGGCGACGGCTATTGCGCTCACGATCGGTATCCTTCCCAAGACGTACCCCAAGTCTGCGGTGATGACAGGACAGCAGTTTGACGCACTCAGCAatgccgaggtcgacgcgcttCCCGACCTGCCGCTCGTTGTCGCACGCTGCGCTCCGGAGACCAAGGTGCGCATGGTCGATGCTCTgcaccgccgcggccagACGACGGCGATGACGGGTGACGGCGTCAACGACTCGCcggcgctcaagcgcgccgacgtcggcgtggcGATGGGAACGGGCTCGGACGTAGCCAAGGAGGCCTCGCGCATCGTgctcaccgacgacgactttgcGAGCATCATCACCGCGGTCTCGATGGGTCGCAACGTCTTCCAAAACCTGTCCAAGTTTATGCTGTACATGCTCTCTGGCAACGTTGGCCAGCTCACGGTCATGCTCTTCGGCCTTGCCTtccgcgacgaggacggtTTCAGTGTATTCCCACTTGCACCCGTCTCGGCTCTCTGGGTGAACACTCTCACGGCTGGCCCGCCCGCGAtggccctcggcgtcgagccgCCTTCTCCTGACGCGATGACGCGCCCTCCAGCAGGGTACCGCACGATCCTGACGCGCGAATTCACCATCGATCTCTTCTACTACGGTttcctccttggcggccaGAGTCTGATCAACTTTGTCATTGTCATGTACGGCTACTACCCTGGCGACTTTGGGCACGACTGCAACGTGACGGACAATATCAGCTGTGGGCCCGTCTTCCGCGCCCGCGCGACATGCATGGCCACCCTCCAAATCTGCATGCTCCTGCACTCGCTACAGTGCCGCCACGCGACGATTAGTGTCTTCACGCTCGGCCTGAACACGAACAAGGCTCTGCTATGGTGcgtgctcgtgctcatTGCGAGCACCTTCCCGATCATGTACATCCCCGTGATCAACAACAAGGTCTTCCTCATTGGCCCGATCAcgtgggagtggggcaTCGTCTTTGCCCAGGTGTTGGTGTACATCGGCGCTTCCGAGGCATACAAGTGGGGCAAGCGGGTCGTGTTCCGCCGTCGCGGGATTAATGTCCCTGGTGCGGCTGGCATCGACAgcgaggctgcgcggccGAACGCGTCGGCCAAGGAGAGTGTGCTGGAGAAGTGA
- a CDS encoding uncharacterized protein (AhpC/TSA antioxidant enzyme), with the protein MDIYQGSTTSISSSGSETSFGSLAHHPVAFTSLSRSSSRLSTNTFGFTRPNSPLMSSEAESWRTAHQSPSQVTITTSGTLGDDDYLEQPDMSPVTIGDDDYLEQPDLSPVTTPTSASRAHSYPTYVATSRVASMPELSRSTSTVNPTTPSTIYFPRMDHQALSSLGSRRSMSMSSLKETLADEEKAAVIDQWQHERIIYYDDRIRSNQWEDINVNGKEVVADQAQAETNAPPAWTTAIPTRQDIRDAAGCHLIDEWGNTVRFGDMLPGGPAWRSATVAGKPVNKVLALFVGHWWCGLCHDYALVSVAKLSPAALIREGVRVVIVSSGSWKVISKYRQLFDIKFPVFVDNGTRLYRALGLARAKPNPFTEAMVKDRPAYHQHAFMRQMATGMARGIFQLGGIKLRNPGSFTQLGGEFVFGLDYTVDYFHRMQGRGDHCEAPEVLSAVGIQSTLGAPVMNSELEQEREFVRRRIRAQ; encoded by the exons ATGGACATC tacCAAGGGAGCACAACATCAATCTCGTCTTCCGGGTCGGAAACGAGCTTTGGCAGCTTGGCCCACCACCCGGTCGCATTCACATCCCTCTCTCGATCCAGCAGTCGATTAAGTACCAACACGTTTGGATTCACCCGTCCAAACTCGCCCCTCATGTCCTCTGAAGCAGAGTCCTGGCGCACAGCGCACCAGTCTCCCTCCCAAGTCACCATCACAACATCAGGCActctcggcgacgacgactacCTCGAGCAGCCTGACATGTCGCCAGTCACcatcggcgacgacgactacCTCGAGCAGCCTGACTTGTCCCCAGTCACCACACCCACCTCTGCATCCCGAGCTCACTCATACCCGACATATGTTGCCACCTCGCGTGTCGCGAGCATGCCCGAGTTGAGCCGCTCAACGTCGACAGtcaaccccaccaccccttCCACCATCTACTTTCCCCGCATGGACCACCAGGCGCTGTCTAGTCTCGGCTCTCGGCGATCCATGTCAATGTCGTCGTTGAAAGAGACACTGGCCGACGAAGAAAAGGCCGCTGTCATCGACCAGTGGCAACACGAACGAATTATCTACTACGACGACCGCATCCGTTCGAATC AATGGGAGGACATCAACGTCAATGGCAAAGAAGTCGTTGCCGACCAAGCCCAGGCGGAGACTAACGCTCCACCAGCCTGGACCACGGCGATCCCAACCCGCCAAGACATACGCGACGCGGCCGGGTGCCACCTCATCGACGAGTGGGGCAATACTGTGCGTTTTGGCGACATGCTGCCTGGCGGCCCGGCTTGGCGATCGGCCACTGTCGCAGGTAAACCTGTCAACAAGGTACTCGCCCTGTTTGTCGGCCACTGGTGGTGTGGCCTGTGTCATGATTATGCGCTGGTTTCAGTGGCCAAGCTGTCGCCGGCAGCGCTCATTCGCGAGGGCGTACGCGTTGTCATCGTTAGCTCGGGCAGCTGGAAGGTCATCTCCAAGTATAGGCAACTCTTCGACATCAAGTTCCCCGTCTTTGTCGACAATGGGACGCGACTCTACCGCGCACTCGGGCTGGCGAGAGCTAAACCCAATCCGTTTACCGAGGCTATGGTCAAGGACAGGCCCGCGTACCATCAGCATGCCTTTATGCGCCAGATGGCAACCGGCATGGCACGAGGCATCTTTCAACTGGGTGGCATCAAGCTACGCAATCC TGGGAGCTTTACTCAGTTGGGAGGCGAGTTCGTTTTTGGTCTCGACTATACGGTCGACTATTTCCATCGCATGCAGGGCCGCGGCGATCACTGCGAGGCTCCGGAAGTCCTCAGCGCCGTCGGTATACAAAGCACGCTCGGCGCACCCGTGATGAACTCGGAGCTTGAACAGGAGCGCGAGTtcgtccgccgccgcatccGTGCGCAATAA
- a CDS encoding uncharacterized protein (Belongs to the sterol desaturase family): protein MATVVPPLPLVPLHFGTNLTAPSSAVPSGRDTFSFPLPLSVQTWAVQMVVFHAVGLLFEAMDHVPALRSSKVRATRKSQYMHLLPNVLRNQILVLLPFMFLMEVFGLAFVGPSLHPIRFLVNLPLMALGHEIIQYVGHRYILHAPNVFLMKFLRHSVHHSTRASSAISACYMSPIDFFIEIGCPYLVPLSLVGGGGSGRFFHFLIAGAGAIGGLYEHSGYDFAVSFRPKFENLGEKPMSEQEKETAYKLLERPSFVTTFLADFLDNRAHLEHHMRGYVSFSDGFGSPSILDTLLRTKWDLSDRRRADVEREWARQHRDE, encoded by the coding sequence ATGGCAACAGTCGTCCCACCACTACCCTTGGTGCCATTGCACTTTGGGACCAACCTCACCGCTCCGTCTTCGGCAGTACCCTCTGGCCGAGATACCTTCTctttccccctccccctctccgTCCAAACATGGGCTGTGCAGATGGTCGTCTTCCACGCCGTCGGACTACTCTTCGAGGCAATGGACCATGTCCCCGCCTTGCGTTCTTCCAAAGTGCGCGCCACCCGCAAAAGCCAATACATGCACCTTCTCCCCAACGTGCTTCGTAACCAgatcctcgtcctccttccATTCATGTTTTTGATGGAGGTTTTCGGCCTCGCGTTCGTCGGcccctctctccacccCATTAGGTTTCTCGTCAACCTGCCCCTCATGGCGCTCGGTCACGAAATCATCCAATACGTTGGCCACAGATACATCCTGCACGCGCCGAATGTCTTCCTGATGAAATTCCTCCGGCACTCGGTACACCACTCCacgcgcgccagctcggccATCAGCGCATGCTACATGTCCCCCATCGACTTTTTTATTGAGATCGGCTGCCCGTACCTCGTCCCTCTTTCTCTtgttggcggcggtgggtCTGGCCGTTTCTTCCACTTCCTCAtcgccggcgccggcgccatTGGAGGCCTGTACGAACACTCGGGATACGACTTTGCCGTCTCGTTCCGGCCCAAATTCGAGAACCTCGGCGAGAAACCCATGTCTGAACaagagaaggagacggCATACAAACTCCTCGAGCGGCCATCATTCGTcacaaccttcctcgcaGACTTCCTCGATAACCGCGCACACCTCGAACACCACATGCGCGGCTACGTGAGCTTTTCCGACGGCTTCGGATCGCCCAGTATCCTCgacaccctcctccgcacAAAGTGGGACCTCAGCGACCGACGCCGCGCagacgtcgagcgcgagtgggCCCGCCAGCACCGCGATGAGTAG
- a CDS encoding uncharacterized protein (Domain of unknown function (DUF4396)) — protein MAYLMANYPDMDMGTSMVLSTVSAGITTSILLETTLLHLGKDRLPWGAAAKTAMGMSLVSMIAMEFTENLVTLGLSDSTTTITSPNFWAITGLSMAAGFVAPLPYNYIRLKLWGKSCH, from the exons ATGGCGTACCTCATGGCAAACTACCCCGATATGGACATGGGAACGTCCATGGTCCTCTCCA CTGTGAGCGCCGGCATCACAACCTCCATTCTGCTCGAGACGACGCTGCTCCACCTAGGCAAGGACAGGTTGCCCTGGGGCGCAGCCGCCAAGACGGCAATGGGCATGAGCCTCGTCTCAATGATCGCAATGGAGTTTACCGAAaacctcgtcaccctcggATTGTCGGATTCAACCACTACCATCACGAGCCCCAACTTCTGGGCAATCACCGGCCTCAGCATGGCTGCTGGCTTTGTCGCGCCCCTACCGTACAACTACATCCGTCTCAAGCTCTGGGGCAAATCTTGCCACTAA
- a CDS encoding uncharacterized protein (Ecdysteroid kinase) translates to MTLPVRDGTAYGEVRSPLDKAKLVPYLEANVAGFKGPLDIKQFGFGQSNPTYLLETPSKSYVLRRAPSGKLLSSTAHRVDREYLILERINNWNAKLPASKAALRVPVPEVYCLCEDREVAGAPFYVMDYLKGRIFTDVQLTTLAREERDAIWQGCVHALTLLHAVPVEQLELPKSFAPDIKAKPYFPRQVKSMLKVSASQGAAPVPEYPGGILGDIWGSKELVPYYESGSGRVAAADDAHGPSVVHGDYKLDNMIFHATEPRVIGILDWELCTVGSPLADLGNMTIPFNYPPLTEEEKATISKSGSQQMGLGGLPSSETGIPTRDDLEAWWVEGINAGYSAHGRTGTQWAYPIPNMPWVRSWMLFRLAIIMQGIAARAALGQASSASATVTRGGMDFFGRVAMGAKNEKQDSARL, encoded by the exons ATGACACTCCCAGTACGTGACGGCACGGCGTACGGCGAGGTCCGCTCGCcgctcgacaaggccaagctcgtgcCCTATCTCGAAGCGAACGTCGCTGGTTTCAAGGGCCCTCTGGACATCAAGCAGTTTGGC ttTGGCCAGAGCAACCCTACATATCTCCTTGAGACGCCATCAAAGAGCTATGTGCTccgtcgcgcgccctcgGGCAAGCTCCTGAGCTCGACTGCGCACCGCGTCGACAGGGAAtacctcatcctcgagcggATCAACAATTGGAACGCCAAGCTGCCCGCGAGCAAGGCTGCCCTCCGTGTGCCAGTGCCCGAGGTTTACTGCCTGTGCGAAGATCGTGAGGTTGCGGGTGCCCCGTTCTACGTCATGGATTACCTCAAGGGCCGCATCTTCACCGACGTGCAGTTGACCACCCTCGCCCGCGAAGAGCGCGATGCCATCTGGCAGGGATGTGTTCACGCACTCACGCTGCTGCACGCGGTGCctgtcgagcagctcgagctgccCAAGTCGTTTGCACCTGACATCAAGGCCAAGCCCTACTTTCCACGCCAGGTTAAGAGCATGCTCAAGGTCAGCGCGTCGCAGGGCGCCGCTCCAGTGCCCGAGTACCCCGgcggcatcctcggcgacatTTGGGGTTCAAAGGAACTCGTACCGTATTATGAGAGCGGATCGGGGCGTGTCGCGGCCGCTGACGATGCGCACGGCCCCTCGGTCGTGCACGGCGACTACAAGCTCGACAACATGATCTTCCACGCGACCGAGCCTCGTGTCATTGGTATCCTCGACTGGGAACTGTGCACGGTCGGCTCGCcactcgccgacctcggcaacATGACCATTCCGTTCAACTACCCCCCACTGacggaagaggagaaggcgacAATCAGCAAGAGCGGTAGCCAGCAGATGGGTCTCGGTGGGCTTCCCTCCAGCGAGACGGGCATCCCGacgcgcgacgacctcgaagcCTGGTGGGTCGAGGGCATCAACGCGGGGTACAGTGCCCACGGGCGGACTGGGACGCAGTGGGCGTACCCGATCCCAAACATGCCGTGGGTACGCTCGTGGATGCTCTtccgcctcgccatcatcatGCAGGGCATCGCGGCGCGTGCTGCGCTCGGCCAGGCGTCTAGCGCGTCTGCGACGGTCACGCGCGGAGGCATGGACTTTTTCGGCAGGGTCGCGATGGGGGCCAAGAACGAGAAGCAGGACAGCGCACGGCTGTAG
- a CDS encoding uncharacterized protein (Cytochrome domain of cellobiose dehydrogenase), translating into MNVLVAVLAINPYLPSSTTMRRVALLLLLLHAASAQYGYGPYPGTTTTGTGTASKPMATAAAAGGGEGIEYGFRISPKSAVVAHVVCGALATMLLLPVGIMAARAPRAFTSKRWWFPLHAGTQVLAAVFVLAAFGIAWGRFVFHPVNTPHRKAAVSFFSIIFVQAALGIMVHFLRGESKSGRGIINYIHWAFGLCVVGVGWAVAWLGLTNEWQYRGHGKPSYGYRVAWGVIIGFWILVYAVGLTLLPRQLKRERTEADRAAAGHDTETDVAPLHPPGRKSG; encoded by the exons ATGaacgtcctcgtcgccgtcctcgcaATCAATCCCTATCTCCCATCTTCAACGACCATGCGACGTGTAGCGCTGCTCCTACTTCTCCTCCATGCCGCCAGCGCACAGTACGGGTACGGCCCGTACCCTGggaccaccaccaccggGACCGGGACTGCCTCCAAGCCGATGGCCACGGCCGCGGCTGCCGGAGGGGGCGAAGGCATTGAATACGGTTTCAGGATCtcgccaaagtcggccGTCGTTGCGCATGTCGTGTgcggcgccctcgccacaatgctccttctccccgTGGGGATCATGGCCGCCCGCGCTCCCCGCGCATTCACCTCCAAGCGCTGGTGGTTCCCTCTCCATGCAGGCACGCAGGTTCTCGCCGCGGTATTCGTCCTCGCTGCTTTCGGTATTGCGTGGGGACGCTTCGTGTTCCATCCGGTCAACACGCCACACCGC AAAGCGGCAgtctccttcttctccatcaTCTTCGTGCAGGCCGCCCTGGGCATCATGGTCCACTTCCTCCGAGGGGAGTCCAAGTCGGGCCGCGGCATAATCAACTACATCCACTGGGCGTTCGGCCTGTGTGTAGTAGGCGTTGGCTGGGCCGTTGCCTGGCTCGGTTTAACCAACGAATGGCAGTATCGCGGACACGGCAAGCCGTCGTACGGTTACCGCGTCGCCTGGGGCGTGATCATTGGTTTCTGGATCCTGGTGTACGCCGTGGGTctcaccctccttcctcgccagcTCAAGCGTGAGCGCACTGAAGCCGaccgcgcggccgcgggaCACGATACCGAGACAGACGTCGCCCCGCTCCACCCCCCCGGGAGGAAGAGTGGCTGA
- a CDS encoding uncharacterized protein (to TIGR gene model, INSD accession), giving the protein MSWLNKPFALARNRSTDVDVPEKKTASEEGQIHDAVFGDIDVDAHGPNFRGVGAGGAFVLMTKANFGLGVLAIPTVFAIMGIVPGILLIVGCELMLGYCASFLGPFKIRHPEVYGLADAGYVFGGVIGRELLYIIFSIFMVFCTASAIVGVSISLNAMSLHGACTAVFVVVSALMGFMFSSIRTLSKVSWVGWVGIASIVASVITLTVAVGLQDRPSEAPPTGPWDKGFMVFGHPSFAEAMGAINIILFSSSATPMYFGVLSEMRNPKQYTKAMCSSLTFLTIVYLVIGSVVYHYCGQWVASPALGSAGLLMKRICYGIAFPGLLASLTIFNHISAKHIFVRVLRGSHHLSSNTWTHWITWFGCTAGSVAVAYIIGSAIPIFGSLIGFIGALMCPLVAIIPEICMWFHDNWTWNGWRPGQLSPAKAAQAAFNCFLLLVAALFCIGGTYSAVLDLVNTTVDNGPWTCANNAGSLI; this is encoded by the exons ATGTCGTGGCTCAACAAACCGTTTGCGCTCGCACGGAACCGCTCGACCGACGTCGATGTGCCCGAGAAAAAGACGGCGTCCGAGGAGGGCCAGATCCACGACGCCGTGTTCGGCGACATCGATGTCGACGCGCACGGGCCCAACTTTCGCGGCGTCGGAGCTGGCGGCGCATTCGTCCTCATGACCAAGGCAAACTTTGGTCTGGGAGTGCTTGCCATCCCGACAGTGTTCGCCATCATGGGCATCGTGCCTGGgatcctcctcatcgttGGTTGTGAACTCATGCTGGGCTACTGCGCATCGTTTTTGGGGCCATTCAAGATCCGGCATCCCGAAGTGTACGGCCTTGCGGACGCGGGATACGTCTTTGGCGGCGTCATCGGGCGCGAGCTGCTGTACATCATCTTCTCAATCT TCATGGTGTTTTGCACTGCGTCGGCGATTGTGGGCGTGTCGATCTCGCTGAACGCCATGTCGCTGCATGGCGCGTGCACGGccgtcttcgtcgtcgtctcggCCCTCATGGGCTTCATGTTCAGCTCGATCCGCACTTTGTCCAAGGTTTCGTGGGTTGGCTGGGTCGGTATTGCGTCCATCGTTGCATCAGTCATCACCCTGACTGTCGCTGTTGGTCTGCAGGATCGTCCGTCCGAGGCGCCACCCACTGGCCCGTGGGACAAGGGTTTCATGGTCTTTGGCCACCCGTCCTTCGCTGAGGCGATGGGCGCCATCAACATCATCCTCTTCTCGTCCAGCGCCACGCCCATGTACTTTGGCGTTCTGAGCGAGATGCGTAACCCGAAGCAGTACACCAAGGCCATGTGCTCCTCGCTCACCTTCCTGACCATCGTCTACCTCGTCATCGGCTCGGTCGTGTACCACTACTGTGGGCAGTGGGTGGCCTCTCCCGCCCTCGGCAGCGCTGGTCTCCTCATGAAGCGCATCTGCTACGGCATTGCCTTTCCCGgtctcctcgcctccctcACAATCTTCAACCATATTTCCGCCAAGCACATCTtcgtccgcgtcctccGCGGCTCGCACCACCTCTCGTCCAACACCTGGACCCACTGGATCACGTGGTTTGGCTGCACGGCCGGTAgtgtcgccgtcgcgtaCATCATCGGTAGCGCGATTCCCATCTTTGGAAGCCTCATCGGGTTCATCGGCGCTCTGATGTGCCCGCTTGTCGCGATCATTCCCGAGATCTGCATGTGGTTCCACGACAACTGGACCTGGAACGGCTGGCGTCCTGGACAGCTCTCTCCTGCCAAGGCTGCGCAGGCGGCTTTCAACTGCTTCCTCCtgctggtggcggcgctCTTCTGCATCGGCGGCACATACTCGGCTgtgcttgacctcgtcaacacgACCGTCGACAACGGGCCGTGGACGTGCGCGAACAATGCGGGCTCGCTCATCTAA